A single region of the Micropterus dolomieu isolate WLL.071019.BEF.003 ecotype Adirondacks linkage group LG18, ASM2129224v1, whole genome shotgun sequence genome encodes:
- the sec13 gene encoding protein SEC13 homolog gives MVSVINTVDTSHEDMIHDAQMDYYGTRLATCSSDRTVKIFDVRNGGQILVADLRGHEGPVWQVAWAHPMFGNILASCSYDRKVIIWKEENGSWDKMYEYTGHESSVNSVCWGPYEFGLLLACGSSDGAISLLTFTGDQQWDVKKISNAHTIGCNAVSWAPAVVPGSLIDQPSGQKPNYVKRFVSGGCDNLVKLWKEEDGQWKEDQKLEAHSDWVRDVGWAPSIGLPTSTIASCSQDGRVFIWTCDDPAGNTWTAKLLHKFNDVVWHVSWSITGNILAVSGGDNKVTLWKESMDGQWACISDVSKGQGAVSTITDTQQSEQ, from the exons CATGATGCCCAGATGGACTACTATGGTACCCGGCTCGCCACCTGCTCTTCCGACCGCACTGTAAAGATCTTTGATGTCAGAAATGGAGGACAGATCCTGGTGGCAGACCTCAGAGG ccACGAGGGTCCCGTGTGGCAGGTTGCCTGGGCTCACCCGATGTTCGGTAACATTCTGGCTTCCTGTTCCTACGACCGTAAAGTCATCATCTGGAAGGAGGAGAACGGATCCTGGGACAAGATGTATGAATACACCGGACATGAGTCATCAG TGAACTCTGTCTGCTGGGGTCCCTATGAGTTTGGTCTGCTCCTGGCCTGCGGCAGCTCAGATGGAGCCATTTCCCTTCTTACATTCACTGGGGATCAGCAGTGGGACGTCAAGAAGATCAGCAACGCACACACT atcggttgtAATGCAGTGAGTTGGGCTCCTGCTGTAGTTCCAGGCAGCCTGATCGATCAGCCGTCAGGACAGAAACCGAACTACGTCAAACGCTTCGTCTCCGGAGGCTGCGACAACCTGGTCAAACTCTGGAA AGAGGAAGACGGTCAGTGGAAGGAGGATCAGAAGCTGGAGGCTCACAGTGATTGGGTGAGAGACGTCGGCTGGGCTCCATCTATTGGTCTTCCCACCAGCACCATCGCCAGCTGCTCCCAG GACGGACGTGTGTTCATCTGGACGTGTGACGACCCCGCAGGCAACACCTGGACGGCCAAACTGCTCCATAAGTTTAATGATGTTGTTTGGCACGTCAGCTGGTCTATCACTGGAAACATACTGGCTGTTTCTGGAGGAGACAACAAG GTGACACTGTGGAAGGAGTCAATGGACGGTCAGTGGGCGTGTATCAGTGATGTCAGCAAGGGCCAGGGGGCCGTCTCCAccatcacagacacacagcagagcgagcagtga